The following proteins are co-located in the Pomacea canaliculata isolate SZHN2017 linkage group LG10, ASM307304v1, whole genome shotgun sequence genome:
- the LOC112573559 gene encoding LOW QUALITY PROTEIN: vesicular inhibitory amino acid transporter-like (The sequence of the model RefSeq protein was modified relative to this genomic sequence to represent the inferred CDS: deleted 1 base in 1 codon), producing MGLHDCMRRISCGVKALVSRTSGDNDEKVQFVNFPHSESDRELHVLHNGSAQPDMRTTTSRSTSGDADDWDRFRFVDEVSQGHVGREKISEWQAGWNVTNAIQGMFIVCFPYAVVQGGYWSLLAMVLVAYICCHTGKILVECLYETNPMGRLIRVRASYVDIAEHVWGRRYGGRLVNLAQIIELLMTCILYVLLCGDLIKGSFPDSPLDLTSWIMVSTVPLLACAFLTSLRRVSWLSFWCTMAHMLINAIILIYCFTRAEHWHWREVKLRVDIWTLPIALGIIVFSYTSQIFLPTLEGNLLDRNKFSCMMHWTHLAAAVFKALFSYIGFLTWGFRTTEVITNNLPTQSFKIVVNLILVTKALLSYPLPFFAAVELLQTSLFQGKSPEGARITLFPSCLDSNGGLKVWSLALRLCLVLFTMVLAIFIPHFAILMGLIGSFTGTMLSFVWPCYFHLRIKWYTMSWYVKVLDVSIILLGLLFGSIGMYYSAHALSRAFKGLPPDPIPSHG from the exons ATGGGGTTACACGACTGCATGCGGCGCATCTCCTGTGGAGTGAAGGCTTTAGTGTCGCGAACATCCGGGGACAATGATGAAAAGGTCCAGTTCGTGAACTTTCCGCACTCTGAAAGCGACCGTGAACTCCATGTTTTACACAATGGAAGTGCCCAGCCAGACATGCGCACCACGACTTCCAGAAGTACTTCCGGTGATGCGGACGACTGGGACAGATTTAGATTCGTTGACGAAGTCTCGCAAGGCCACGTCGGTCGCGAGAAGATTTCGGAGTGGCAGGCAGGGTGGAACGTTACAAATGCTATACAG GGTATGTTCATCGTCTGCTTCCCCTACGCCGTGGTACAGGGCGGCTACTGGTCGCTGCTAGCCATGGTCCTGGTGGCCTACATCTGCTGCCACACAGGCAAGATCCTGGTGGAGTGCCTGTACGAGACCAACCCCATGGGCCGCCTCATCCGGGTACGCGCCAGCTACGTGGACATTGCCGAGCACGTGTGGGGCCGGCGCTACGGGGGCCGCCTTGTCAACCTGGCGCAGATCATCGAGCTGCTCATGACCTGCATCCTCTACGTCCTGCTGTGCGGCGACCTCATCAAAGGCAGCTTCCCGGACTCACCGCTGGACCTGACCTCCTGGATCATGGTCAGCACCGTGCCGCTGTTGGCCTGCGCCTTCCTGACCTCGCTGCGGCGGGTGTCGTGGCTGAGCTTCTGGTGCACCATGGCGCACATGCTCATCAACGCCATCATCCTCATCTACTGCTTCACGCGCGCCGAGCACTGGCACTGGCGGGAGGTCAAGCTACGCGTGGATATCTGGACTCTGCCCATCGCTCTCGGCATCATCGTCTTCAGCTACACCTCCCAGATCTTCCTGCCCACGCTGGAGGGCAATCTCCTCGACCGCAACAAGTTCTCCTGTATGATGCACTGGACGCACCTGGCCGCTGCCGTCTTCAAAGCCCTGTTCTCCTACATCGGGTTTCTGACCTGGGGTTTTCGG ACTACCGAAGTCATCACTAATAACCTGCCCACCCAGAGCTTCAAGATCGTCGTCAACCTCATCCTAGTGACCAAAGCGCTGCTGTCCTACCCGCTGCCCTTTTTCGCCGCCGTGGAGCTGTTGCAGACTTCGCTCTTTCAAGGCAAGTCTCCAGAGGGCGCTCGCATCACTCTCTTCCCTAGCTGCCTAGACAGTAACGGAGGGTTGAAGGTCTGGAGCCTGGCGCTGCGTCTCTGTCTCGTCCTCTTCACCATGGTGCTGGCTATTTTCATCCCGCACTTCGCGATTCTCATGGGGCTGATCGGCAGCTTCACGGGAACCATGCTTTCCTTCGTTTGGCCTTGCTACTTCCACCTGCGGATCAAGTGGTACACCATGAGTTGGTACGTCAAGGTGCTAGACGTCTCCATCATTCTCCTCGGCCTACTGTTTGGCAGCATCGGCATGTACtactctgcgcatgcgctgtctAGGGCTTTCAAAGGTCTTCCTCCTGATCCTATTCCGTCTCACGGCTGA
- the LOC112573558 gene encoding extracellular signal-regulated kinase 2-like produces the protein MSSEIEPHITKKYEIKKRLGKGAYGIVWKAIDRRTGEVVAVKKIFDAFRNQTDAQRTFREIMFLQEFGDHPNVIKLHNVIKAENDKDIYLVFEFMETDLHNVIKRGNILKDVHKRYVMYQLFKAIKYLHSGNVIHRDLKPSNILLDSECVVKLCDFGLARSLTQIGIDEAGDPNLTEYVATRWYRAPEILLASHRYTKGVDMWSLGCILGEMLLGKPLFPGSSTLNQIERIMSSIPPPSRADIESLRSTYGSSVLDKASGKAKRSLDDMLAEAPADGLDLLRRLLHFNPDKRITAEEALKHSFVSRFHNPVEEISLHFDVVPPLSDDIQLTVDQYRSKLYEMIMQKKAERRRRRREEARVAAAHAHAEEHEETQVMEHAPKENASSLLSQGVAEVPAKNSADHVSQYQEFPLKQHHQSSFAAFGRTTHEGPPTYGPSRPQKPPVRQRSHENMEASIQAGAVNRQTSAPAAIRGQGRPISGLQRAQHPTILRDDKTGLMVSSSRMVPGQRPISAGIPRAKPVYGRKQFSNAINNPSTGAPKAIFGSYSQAYGTITSTGLAAIQGQKS, from the exons ATGAGTTCAGAAATAGAGCCTCATATTACCAAAAAGTATGAAATCAAAAAGAGACTTGGAAAAGGG GCATATGGAATTGTTTGGAAAGCTATCGACAGACGCACAGGAGAGGTGGTAGCTGTCAAAAAAATCTTTGATGCCTTCAGAAATCAGACTGATGCACAG AGGACATTCCGTGAAATAATGTTTCTTCAAGAATTTGGAGACCATCCCAATGTGATTAAACTACACAATGTTATCAAAGctgaaaatgacaaagacatcTACTTGGTTTTTGAGTTCATGG AAACAGACCTGCACAATGTCATAAAGCGGGGAAACATTCTGAAGGATGTACACAAACGTTATGTTATGTATCAACTTTTCAAAGCTATCAAATACTTGCACTCAGGAAATGTGATCCACAGAGACTTGAAG CCATCTAACATACTACTGGACAGTGAATGTGTGGTAAAATTGTGTGATTTTGGGTTAGCACGATCACTGACACAGATCGGCATAGATGAAGCAGGAGACCCTAACCTGACAGAATATGTTGCCACACGATGGTATAGAGCACCAGAGATTTTGTTAGCATCTCACAG ATACACAAAAGGAGTGGACATGTGGAGTCTAGGCTGTATCCTGGGAGAAATGCTTTTGGGCAAACCCCTCTTTCCAGGCTCCTCCACACTGAATCAGATTGAACGCATCATGAGTAGCATACCACCTCCTAGCCGTGCAG ATATAGAAAGTCTGAGGTCTACATATGGCTCATCTGTTCTTGATAAGGCATCAGGAAA AGCCAAAAGATCACTGGATGACATGCTAGCAGAGGCACCAGCAGATGGACTCGACCTGCTGCGACGGCTGTTACACTTCAACCCTGACAAGCGAATAACTGCAGAAGAAGCACTTAAGCATTCCTTTGTCAGTAG ATTTCACAACCCAGTTGAGGAAATATCTTTACATTTTGATGTGGTTCCTCCCTTAAGTGATGACATTCAGCTTACAGTAGATCAGTACCGCAGCAAGCTATATGAG ATGATTATGCAGAAGAAGGCAGAACGAAGGCGGAGGAGAAGAGAGGAGGCCAGGGTTGCTGCTGCACATGCCCATGCAGAAGAGCATGAAGAAACTCAAGTGATGGAACATGCACCAAAAGAAAATGCTTCATCACTGTTAAGTCAAGGGGTTGCTGAGGTACCTGCTAAGAATTCTGCAGACCATGTCAGCCAGTACCAGGAATTTCCTTTAAAGCAGCATCACCAGTCTTCATTTGCAG CATTTGGGCGTACAACTCACGAGGGTCCACCCACTTATGGGCCATCTCGACCTCAGAAGCCACCAGTTCGACAGCGAAGCCACGAGAACATGGAGGCTTCTATACAGGCTGGTGCTGTG AATCGGCAGACATCTGCCCCAGCTGCAATAAGAGGTCAAGGTCGCCCAATCTCTGGACTCCAACGAGCTCAGCATCCCACCATCTTGCGTGACGATAAGACAGGACTAATGGTCTCAAGCTCAAGGATG GTACCAGGACAGAGACCAATATCTGCTGGCATTCCTCGAGCCAAACCAGTGTATGGTCGCAAACAGTTCAGCAACGCCATCAATAATCCTTCCACTGGTGCTCCTAAGGCCATCTTTGGCAGCTACTCCCAAGCATATGGCACAATCACCTCCACAGGCTTGGCAGCCATTCAAGGCCAGAAGTCCTGA
- the LOC112573560 gene encoding transcription factor 23-like, protein MEAKKIKKTDRHVSTKLQPKTVVKDRKRTTSSQSSSSRRPSQQRSKAKPQPVPSGSNAARERSRVKTLRMAFMDLQRSLPAVPRDTKLSKLDVLVLATTYIAHLTRALSCPTAAVPGHQATGHGDPTPTPKRRGHRPGCAGSGYEMRKHGEKAAAAGCGMIGCAPAVPSGGRLADTHTQDEPTRSGSSCHPVSSLRADGFLHPVKVRINFWSYFFTSRLPHISLP, encoded by the coding sequence ATGGAGGCCAAAAAGATCAAGAAAACTGACCGCCACGTGTCAACCAAGCTACAGCCAAAGACAGTCgttaaagacaggaagagaacTACGTCCTCGCAATCCTCTTCGTCACGGCGTCCCTCACAGCAGAGGTCAAAGGCTAAGCCGCAGCCCGTACCATCCGGGAGCAATGCGGCGCGGGAACGTTCTCGAGTGAAGACGTTGCGGATGGCCTTTATGGACCTGCAGCGCTCCCTGCCGGCCGTGCCGCGCGACACCAAACTCTCCAAGCTGGACGTCCTTGTGCTGGCCACCACCTACATCGCGCACCTGACTCGCGCCCTCTCCTGTCCGACTGCAGCAGTCCCTGGACATCAGGCGACAGGTCACGGCGACCCCACTCCGACCCCGAAACGAAGGGGTCATCGACCTGGCTGCGCAGGCTCCGGGTATGAGATGAGAAAGCACGGCGAGAAAGCAGCGGCAGCAGGGTGTGGCATGATTGGGTGTGCGCCTGCAGTCCCATCGGGTGGCCGTCtggcagacacacacacccaggATGAACCTACCCGGTCCGGTAGCAGCTGCCACCCTGTGTCTTCTCTGCGAGCTGACGGCTTTCTACATCCGGTCAAAGTAAGAATCAACTTCTggtcatatttttttactaGCCGTTTGCCACATATATCCCTTCCATGA